A stretch of Pomacea canaliculata isolate SZHN2017 linkage group LG6, ASM307304v1, whole genome shotgun sequence DNA encodes these proteins:
- the LOC112566469 gene encoding cytochrome P450 2U1-like yields the protein MAILKEILDINTGLALGVAVLSLLWWFSVRRPAGAPPGPWLAVPLLGHLLLMMKKDPPQQFAAWRRQYGDVFSLYLGSQLVVVLNGYKVLKEALVNNADTFSDRPHLPLMDFATKSKGVSDTSGVVWKDQRKVSLDILRELGMGKNVLAVKVQEEIKEYIRVISESQGQPLDLRHLTQASVSNNICSILFGKRFEYDDDVFRNSLRLMDHVLHDGGAGAVVTFLPFLRHLPGDFFKLKHLVSSILLLLNEFIKPFVDEHNRRYEEGIYEDDDFIGAYIREIHHHRNRQSGSPHINDVNLPKTVFDIFIAGTDSTSTAILWTLVYFLHHPDVQDKCYEEIHRVVGTERAPTIQDRPQLVYMEAVIMEVLRYANISPLSVPHTTPCDVEFGGYTIPKGTFVFPNLDSVMRDPEIWGDPDRFRPERFIGEDGKLWRPEEFIPFSMGRRVCMGEALARMELFLYLSSMVQHFQFLPPETGELPSLQGLLGVAYTPKHFKVRAVPRMCSTKETSE from the exons ATGGCAATTCTAAAGGAAATCCTCGACATCAACACAGGCCTTGCTTTAGGCGTTGccgtgttgtcgttgttgtggtggttttcCGTCAGACGACCTGCAGGTGCACCTCCAGGACCTTGGCTGGCTGTACCACTGCTGGGtcacctgctgctgatgatgaagaaagatcCTCCGCAGCAGTTCGCAGCATGGCGACGACAGTACGGTGACGTGTTCAGTCTGTACCTGGGCagccagctggtggtggtgctcaacGGCTACAAGGTCCTCAAGGAAGCGTTGGTAAACAACGCCGACACCTTCTCCGACAGGCCTCACCTCCCTTTAATGGATTTTGCAACCAAGAGCAAAG GCGTTAGTGACACCTCTGGTGTGGTGTGGAAAGACCAAAGAAAGGTTTCTCTGGATATCCTACGAGAGCTAGGGATGGGCAAAAACGTGCTGGCGGTAAAGGTCCAAGAAGAGATCAAAGAGTACATCAGGGTCATATCCGAGAGCCAAGGTCAGCCACTGGATCTGAGACACTTGACCCAAGCCAGCGTGTCCAACAACATCTGCTCCATTCTCTTTGGCAAACGCTTCGAGTATGACGACGATGTCTTTAGAAACAGCCTTAGGTTGATGGATCACGTTTTGCACGATGGGGGAGCGGGTGCAGTGGTCACTTTTCTGCCTTTCCTGCGACACCTGCCTGGAGATTTCTTTAAGTTGAAGCACTTAGTAAGCAGTATTCTACTATTGCTTAATGAGTTTATCAAGCCTTTTGTAGACGAGCACAACCGCAGGTATGAGGAGGGCATATACGAGGATGACGACTTTATTGGCGCctacatcagagaaatacatcatcatcgcaaCAGGCAGTCAGGATCACCTCACATCAACG ATGTTAATCTCCCGAAGACAGTCTTCGACATCTTCATAGCTGGCACGGATTCGACCTCTACAGCTATCCTGTGGACTCTGGTTTActtccttcaccaccctgacgtgCAGGACAAGTGCTACGAGGAGATCCACAGAGTTGTCGGCACAGAGCGAGCGCCAACCATACAGGATAGACCGCAGTTAGTTTACATGGAGGCTGTCATCATGGAGGTTCTTCGCTACGCCAACATTAGTCCACTAAGTGTGCCACATACCACCCCATGTGACGTGGAGTTTGGCGGATACACGATCCCTAAGGGCACTTTTGTTTTCCCCAACCTGGATTCTGTGATGAGAGATCCGGAGATCTGGGGTGACCCCGACAGATTCCGACCTGAACGTTTCATTGGAGAGGACGGCAAACTGTGGAGACCTGAAGAGTTCATTCCCTTCTCTATGG GTCGACGCGTTTGTATGGGTGAGGCGCTTGCCAGAATGGAATTATTTCTATATCTGTCATCAATGGTACAACACTTCCAATTCCTCCCTCCGGAAACTGGAGAGCTGCCATCTTTGCAAGGCCTGCTGGGAGTAGCCTATACCCCTAAACACTTCAAGGTTCGAGCTGTGCCTAGGATGtgttccacaaaagaaacatctgaatGA